The following coding sequences are from one Ctenopharyngodon idella isolate HZGC_01 chromosome 17, HZGC01, whole genome shotgun sequence window:
- the pomt2 gene encoding protein O-mannosyl-transferase 2 encodes MDGRPKELYSQRQDTSAVRHRKTCKANKGAECLSQPSNGTSNGANKRIPKRGGHFSSPCRDDHVPVYTLVLVLVLSVCTRFYKITEPPHVCWDETHFGKMGSYYINRTFFFDVHPPLGKMLIGLAGYLTGYDGTFPFIKPGDKYEHHNYWGMRAFCAALGSCLPPFAFLIVLELSHSTPAALIAASLLIFDTGCITLSQYILLDPILMFFIMGSVLCMVRFNTQGFRPFSFSWWLWLLLTGVCLSGSLGVKFVGLFVIVLVGINTAFDLWRLLGDLSLSLVDFGKHLFARVFGLIMLPLFLYTTIFAVHFIVLNRSGTGDGFFSSAFQSRLIGNNLHNASMPEYLAYGSVITVKNLRIAGGYLHSHWHLYPEGVGAHQQQVTAYLHKDYNNLWLVKRPDNTEDPTGSPELVRHGDIIRLEHKETTRNLHSHFHEAPLTKKHLQVTGYGINGSGDMNDLWQVEVCGGRKGDPVKVLRSKVRFLHRSTGCVLCSSGKTLPKWGWEQVEVTCSPYVKETPNSQWNIEDHINPKLPNISLSVLKPTFLEILWESHIVMIRGNSGLKPKDNELNSKPWHWPINYQGLRFSGVNETEFRVYLLGNPVIWWLNLLSLALFVVMLTVASLAVQRGVKMEGMRKGHCHTLMEGGGMLLLGWLLHYLPFYIMGRILYYHHYFPAMLFSSMLTGITLDIFLQNVQLLFSPSISHYLLRGGQSILLLGFIYSFYLFHPLSYGMRGPLAHDPASSMAGLRWMESWEF; translated from the exons ATGGACGGCAGACCGAAGGAGCTTTACTCACAAAGACAAGACACATCAGCTGTACGACATCGAAAAACATGTAAGGCAAACAAGGGGGCTGAATGCCTTTCCCAGCCTTCTAATGGGACTTCTAACGGGGCGAATAAAAGGATCCCCAAGCGAGGAGGACACTTCAGTTCTCCCTGCAGAGATGATCAtgtgccagtttacactttggTCTTGGTGCTTGTGCTCTCTGTATGTACACGCTTTTACAAGATCACTGAACCTCCACATGTATG TTGGGATGAGACTCATTTCGGGAAAATGGGAAGTTATTACATTAATCGCACCTTCTTCTTTGATGTCCATCCACCCCTCGGAAAG ATGCTGATTGGCCTTGCTGGATACCTGACAGGCTATGATGGCACCTTTCCCTTCATAAAACCAGGGGACAAATATGAGCACCACAACTACTGGGGGATGAGAGCG TTCTGTGCAGCTCTTGGTTCCTGTCTTCCTCCTTTTGCCTTTCTTATTGTCCTGGAGCTGTCACATTCTACACCAGCAGCGCTAATCGCAGCCTCTCTTCTTATTTTTG ACACTGGCTGCATCACCCTGTCTCAGTACATCCTCCTGGATCCCATTCTAATGTTTTTCATCATGGGCTCTGTTCTGTGCATGGTCAGATTTAACACACAGGGATTCAG GCCTTTTAGCTTCTCCTGGTGGCTCTGGCTGCTTCTGACGGGGGTCTGCCTCTCTGGGTCTTTGGGAGTGAAGTTTGTGGGGCTGTTTGTCATTGTCTTGGTGGGAATCAACACAGCATTTGATCTGTGGAGGCTGCTTGGGGATCTCAGCTTGTCTCTG gtGGATTTTGGGAAGCACTTATTTGCTCGAGTTTTTGGGTTGATAATGCTCCCTTTGTTCCTATACACTACAATTTTTGCCGTCCACTTCATTGTCTTAAACAGAAG CGGTACTGGGGATGGTTTCTTCAGTTCTGCTTTCCAGTCTCGCTTGATTGGAAACAATCTACACAACGCCTCCATGCCAGAGT ATCTGGCTTATGGCTCTGTCATAACAGTGAAGAATCTACGAATTGCAGGAGGATATCTGCACTCTCACTGGCACCTTTACCCTGAGGGGGTTGGAGCTCACCAGCAGCAG GTTACAGCCTATTTGCACAAAGATTATAACAACCTGTGGTTGGTCAAGAGACCTGACAACACTGAGG ATCCCACAGGGTCACCAGAGCTGGTTCGACATGGTGACATCATTAGACTGGAACACAAAGA AACTACAAGGAATCTTCACAGTCATTTCCATGAAGCTCCACTGACCAAAAAACATCTGCAGGTCACAGGATACGGCATT AATGGAAGCGGAGACATGAATGACTTGTGGCAGGTGGAGGTGTGTGGAGGGAGGAAGGGAGATCCGGTGAAGGTGCTGCGTAGTAAAGTGCGCTTTCTCCATCGCTCCACGGGTTGCGTGCTCTGCTCCTCTGGAAAGACCCTCCCCAAGTG GGGATGGGAACAAGTGGAGGTCACATGTAGCCCATATGTCAAAGAGACCCCCAACTCGCAATGGAATATTGAGGATCACATCAACCCTAAAT TGCCCAACATCAGTCTTTCAGTGCTCAAACCCACTTTCCTGGAGATCCTCTGGGAGTCTCATATTGTGATGATCAGG gGAAATAGTGGTTTAAAGCCCAAAGACAATGAGTTAAACTCTAAGCCCTGGCACTGGCCCATCAACTATCAG GGTTTGAGGTTTTCTGGAGTGAATGAGACCGAGTTTCGTGTTTATCTTCTCGGGAACCCT GTCATCTGGTGGCTGAACCTATTGAGTCTGGCTCTATTTGTTGTCATGCTGACAGTGGCTTCTTTAGCTGTACAGAGGGGAGTGAAGATggagggaatgaggaaag GGCACTGTCACACTCTCATGGAGGGTGGTGGGATGCTGCTTTTGGGCTGGCTGTTACACTACCTCCCGTTCTACATCATGGGTCGCATACTCTACTACCACCATTACTTTCCTGCCATGCTGTTCAGCAGTATGCTCACAG GTATTACTCTGGACATCTTCCTTCAGAATGTTCAGCTTCTTTTTAGTCCATCCATATCCCATTATCTTCTGAGGGGAGGTCAATCTATACTCTTGTTAGGGTTCATCTACAG CTTTTACCTTTTTCACCCTCTCTCCTATGGCATGAGGGGGCCGCTGGCACATGACCCTGCCTCCTCCATGGCCGGCCTCAGGTGGATGGAATCCTGGGAATTTTAG
- the nubpl gene encoding iron-sulfur protein NUBPL: protein MVKLHDNFKKLLQIYKFSSNIIGTPPLLSRFVPSYQNRHEIRFKVSAGERALQERQRQHMARGLPKQKPIAGVKEVIVVASGKGGVGKSTTAVNLALGLMANDQSKSVGLLDADVYGPSVPKLMNLKGNPELTDNNLMRPLVNFGISCMSMGFLVDEVAPIVWRGLMVMSAIEKLIRQVDWGNLDYLVIDMPPGTGDVQLSITQNIPIAGAVIVSTPQDIALLDARRGAEMFRKVNVPVLGLVQNMSVFQCPKCNHQTHIFGSDGAKELAHTLGVEMLGDIPLHLNIRETSDKGQPVVVSSPNSPEAEAYRRVAAAVVRRLAKHPS from the exons atggttaaatTACACGACAACTTCAAAAAGCTTTtgcaaatatataaattttccTCAAATATTATAGGCACTCCGCCATTGCTTAGCAGATTTGTTCCATCATATCAAAATAGACATGAAATCCGTTTCAAGGTAA GTGCTGGTGAACGAGCTCTACAGGAGAGACAGAGGCAGCACATGGCAAGAGGTTTGCCAAAACAGAAGCCCATAGCTGGAGTCAAGGAGGTCATTGTTGTTGCATCAGGGAAAGGAGGGGTGGGAAAGTCCACCACAGCAG TGAATCTTGCTCTTGGACTTATGGCTAATGATCAG AGTAAATCAGTGGGTCTTCTAGATGCTGATGTCTATGGCCCTTCGGTTCCCAAGTTAATGAACCTAAAAGGAAACCCTGAATTAACAGACA ATAACTTAATGAGACCACTTGTAAATTTTGGAATTTCTTG CATGTCAATGGGCTTTCTGGTAGACGAGGTTGCACCTATTGTGTGGAGGGGTCTGATGGTGATGTCAGCTATTGAGAAACTCATTAGACAG GTAGACTGGGGAAATCTGGATTACCTTGTGATTGATATGCCACCTGGAACTGGAGATGTCCAACTGTCTATTACTCAAAACATTCCTATAGCAG GCGCTGTGATAGTGTCCACTCCTCAAGACATTGCCTTGCTAGATGCACGAAGAGGTGCCGAGATGTTTCGAAAGGTTAACGTTCCG GTGCTCGGTCTGGTTCAAAACATGAGTGTTTTTCAGTGTCCCAAATGCAATCATCAAACACATATTTTTGGCTCAGATGGGGCTAAAGAGCTGGCTCATACCCTCGGTGTTGAGATGCTTG GAGACATTCCTCTTCATCTTAACATTAGAGAGACATCAGACAAAGGACAGCCTGTGGTTGTGTCGTCCCCAAATAGCCCAGAA GCTGAAGCTTACAGAAGAGTTGCCGCAGCAGTGGTACGGAGACTGGCGAAGCATCCAAGTTAA
- the dtd2 gene encoding D-aminoacyl-tRNA deacylase 2 produces MSERTDNGMKARVILQQCLHARLQVKPADAESEAEWVEINRGMVIYICFFKGATEDIIPKMVNTLLNMKLCETESGKYTSVLALPGSILIVPQATLGGKPKGKGMQYHGNIGKDEGLKLYDSFVSLCQSELSACKNSDTVTEVKHGTYGNRQVLKLDTNGPYTHLMEF; encoded by the exons ATGTCCGAGAGAACAGATAACGGCATGAAAGCGCGAGTGATTCTCCAGCAGTGTCTGCATGCACGACTGCAGGTCAAACCTGCAGATGCTGAGAGTGAAGCTGAATGGGTTGAG ATTAATAGGGGAATGGTTATCTACATCTGCTTTTTCAAAGGTGCAACTGAAGATATAATCCCCAAAATGG TGAACACTCTGCTGAACATGAAGCTTTGTGAGACAGAATCTGGAAAGTATACCTCAGTCCTTGCACTACCTGGCAGTATTCTCATAGTACCCCAAGCCACACTTGGAGGAAAGCCAAAGGGAAAAGGGATGCAGTACCATGGCAACATTGGGAAAGATGAAGGCTTGAAGCTCTACGACAGCTTTGTGTCTCTCTGTCAAAGTGAACTCTCAGCCTGCAAGAACAGTGACACTGTTACAGAGGTCAAACATGGAACGTATGGAAACCGACAAGTACTGAAGCTGGATACAAACGGACCTTATACTCATCTAATGGAGTTTTAA
- the arhgap5 gene encoding rho GTPase-activating protein 5 isoform X2 gives MAKNKEPRPTFAVSVVGLSGTEKEKGNCGVGKSCLCNRYVRPSADCYYSEHTSVLSTIDFGGRVVNNDHFLYWGEVLHRGDDGLECRIQIIEQTEFIDDQTFLPHRSTNLQPYTKRAANTKLQSAEKLMYICTDQLGLEQDFDQKQMPDGKLNIDGFVLCIDVSKGCNRKFDDQMKFVHSLYSQISKTKKPIIIAATKCDECVEQHLREVQMFVTGKKNLMLVETSARASVNVELCFNALTQQMDKTRGKPKIISYLEAYKSQRQLVVSVSDKFEKLIVQTVRDYHTSWKIVSNKLKSHPDYEEYINLEGTKKARNIFSKHIEQLRQEHIKRRREDYLTSLPKILNKLLNNLAEIETLSWTEAQSLMKSRPEFNFFFIELEQTPWYETDHLDKTDDRRVPFDILKTMEGERIYQNHVQHLISEKRRLEMKEKFKKTLERVHFISPGQPWEEVMCFVMEDEAYKYITESDRRDVYSRHQQEIVERAKEEFQEMLFEHAELFYDLDLNATPSCDKMSEIHAVLNEEPRYRALQKLATDRESLLLKHIGFVYHPTKETCLSGTACIDLKVEQVLANRLVQLDHGRSNIYYNSANIDKVNLCLVGREGLAQELANEIRAQSTDDEYTLDGKIYELDLLPVDVNSGMLLNHSWISTFKPHGFFCVFSSIESLNYIGDRISRIRAEIAQSRRDRYSQPVPFILILANQRDSVCKNMPILRHQGQQLANKLQCTFVDIPSGTFPRKFNESQIKQALRAVLDGLKHNFDMMNPMPSIKDLSETDLRIVMCAMCGDPFSVDLILSPFLDSLSCSAGQPGQCNTLILEKIIGDSRRRIQVTVISYHSSIGIRKDELVHGYILVYSAKRKSSMAMLRAFLAEVQDVIPVQLVAITDSQADFFENEAIKELMTEGEHIATEITAKFTALYSLSQYHRQTEVFTPFFNEVLEKKSNIESSFLFDNSRDGTGTGEDVFPQSPHSHSPAYQYYPDSEDDGEGPPPYSPIGDDVQLLPNPSERKYRIDLEGNEYPVHSTPLGDHERNHKVPPPVKPKPNVLPKPNVKKLDPNLLRTIEAGMRTNRWTRSPMMVHGDDLEASDNYAEPADTLLKFKGFSDDIYAVPEDAHSRSGKIRNSFGGLALHGDEENGFDSMSKSQGGRRPSKYKHRSKILFSKTKAYQRRVHSDVSDDESGPATQKKKKGRANRGSEEDPLLSPVDPWKGGIDNPAITSDPEQDDKKMKKKKAPKIKESKKTKPIKTPKPLYPPTRRNWESNYFGVPLQNLVTPDRPIPLFIEKCVEYIEQTVSHNRWMIWAPLSSLL, from the exons ATGGCCAAGAATAAGGAGCCCCGTCCGACATTCGCTGTCAGTGTCGTTGGGCTCTCGGGCACTGAGAAAGAGAAGGGCAACTGTGGCGTAGGTAAATCCTGCCTATGCAACAGATATGTGCGCCCCAGTGCGGACTGCTACTACTCAGAGCACACTTCTGTGTTGAGCACAATTGACTTTGGAGGGCGTGTGGTGAATAACGATCACTTCTTATACTGGGGTGAAGTATTACATCGAGGGGATGATGGCCTTGAGTGTAGAATCCAGATCATCGAGCAGACTGAGTTCATCGATGACCAGACCTTCTTGCCTCATCGGAGCACAAACCTGCAGCCTTACACAAAACGGGCTGCAAATACGAAGCTTCAGTCTGCTGAGAAGCTGATGTACATTTGCACAGACCAGCTTGGGTTGGAGCAGGATTTTGATCAGAAGCAGATGCCTGATGGCAAGCTCAACATCGATGGCTTTGTATTGTGTATAGATGTAAGCAAAGGATGCAATAGAAAATTTGATGACCAGATGAAATTTGTCCACAGTCTTTATTCTCAAATTTCCAAGACAAAAAAACCCATAATCATTGCTGCAACAAAATGTGACGAATGTGTCGAGCAACACCTGAGGGAGGTTCAGATGTTTGTTACAGGTAAAAAGAATCTCATGTTGGTGGAAACATCAGCTCGAGCATCTGTGAATGTGGAACTTTGTTTCAATGCTCTGACACAGCAGATGGACAAAACCCGAGGTAAACCCAAAATCATCTCTTATTTGGAAGCATACAAATCCCAGAGACAGTTAGTAGTTTCGGTCTCAGACAAGTTTGAAAAGCTCATCGTTCAAACTGTCCGAGATTATCACACAAGCTGGAAAATTGTGAGCAATAAGTTGAAAAGCCACCCAGACTATGAAGAGTACATCAACTTAGAAGGCACCAAAAAGGCCAGAAACATCTTTTCAAAGCACATAGAACAGCTGAGACAAGAGCATATCAAGAGGCGGCGTGAGGATTATCTTACCAGTCTGCCAAAAATTCTTAATAAGTTGCTTAACAACCTGGCGGAAATTGAGACTCTGAGTTGGACTGAGGCTCAGAGCCTTATGAAGAGCAGGCctgagtttaatttttttttcattgagttAGAACAAACGCCATGGTATGAGACCGACCACCTCGATAAAACCGACGACAGAAGAGTGCCCTTCGATATCCTCAAAACCATGGAAGGAGAGAGGATTTATCAAAACCACGTTCAACATTTGATATCTGAGAAGAGGCGGTTGGAGATGAAGGAGAAATTCAAGAAGACGCTGGAGCGAGTGCATTTCATTAGCCCCGGCCAACCGTGGGAAGAGGTTATGTGCTTTGTCATGGAGGATGAGGCGTACAAGTACATCACTGAATCAGATCGCAGGGATGTTTACAGTCGGCATCAGCAGGAAATAGTTGAAAGGGCCAAAGAGGAGTTTCAGGAAATGCTTTTTGAGCACGCAGAGCTGTTCTATGACCTCGATTTGAATGCGACCCCGAGCTGTGACAAAATGAGTGAGATTCATGCCGTACTTAACGAGGAACCTAGATACAGAGCTCTCCAGAAACTCGCCACAGACAGGGAGTCGCTTTTACTCAAACACATCGGGTTTGTCTATCACCCTACAAAAGAAACGTGCCTCAGCGGCACGGCCTGCATCGATCTCAAAGTCGAGCAAGTCCTCGCCAACAGGCTAGTTCAGCTGGATCACGGACGCTCGAATATCTACTACAACAGTGCCAACATTGATAAGGTTAACCTGTGTCTCGTAGGCAGAGAAGGATTGGCGCAGGAGCTCGCAAATGAAATCCGAGCTCAGTCCACTGATGATGAATACACCCTTGATGGGAAAATCTATGAATTAGACCTTTTGCCTGTGGATGTCAATTCTGGCATGCTTTTGAACCATTCCTGGATATCGACTTTCAAGCCCCATGGGTTCTTTTGTGTCTTCAGCTCTATAGAGTCGCTTAATTACATTGGTGACCGCATAAGCCGGATACGAGCTGAGATTGCCCAGAGCAGAAGGGATAGGTATAGCCAGCCAGTGCCATTCATTCTCATTCTAGCAAATCAGCGCGACAGTGTTTGCAAAAACATGCCTATTTTAAGGCATCAGGGCCAACAGCTTGCAAATAAGCTACAGTGTACTTTTGTAGATATACCCTCCGGCACTTTTCCCAGGAAGTTTAATGAGTCTCAGATAAAACAGGCCCTCAGAGCGGTGTTGGATGGATTGAAGCACAATTTCGACATGATGAACCCCATGCCCTCAATTAAAGATCTGTCTGAGACAGATTTACGGATAGTCATGTGTGCCATGTGTGGAGATCCATTCAGCGTGGATCTCATTCTCTCCCCGTTCCTTGACTCACTTTCCTGCAGCGCCGGACAGCCTGGGCAGTGCAACACGTTGATCCTGGAGAAAATCATCGGCGACAGTCGCAGACGCATACAGGTCACTGTGATCTCCTACCACTCCTCCATTGGAATCAGAAAGGACGAATTGGTGCATGGGTACATTCTTGTTTACTCAGCAAAACGAAAGTCTTCCATGGCTATGCTGAGGGCGTTCCTGGCCGAAGTCCAGGATGTCATTCCAGTTCAACTGGTGGCCATTACGGACAGCCAGGCAGACTTCTTTGAGAATGAAGCGATAAAAGAGCTGATGACTGAAGGGGAGCACATTGCCACTGAAATTACTGCTAAGTTTACCGCTCTCTACTCGTTGTCCCAGTATCACAGGCAGACCGAAGTTTTCACGCCATTTTTCAATGAGGTCCTTGAGAAGAAGAGCAACATTGAAAGCTCCTTCTTGTTCGACAACAGTAGGGACGGAACAGGCACAGGTGAAGATGTCTTCCCGCAGTCACCTCATAGCCATTCGCCTGCCTACCAATACTACCCTGACTCTGAGGATGATGGGGAGGGTCCGCCACCTTACAGCCCAATAGGCGATGATGTGCAGCTGCTGCCTAATCCTAGTGAACGGAAGTACAGAATCGACCTAGAAGGAAATGAGTACCCGGTTCACAGCACACCTCTTGGTGATCACGAGCGTAACCACAAAGTGCCTCCCCCAGTAAAACCCAAGCCCAATGTGCTGCCCAAACCCAATGTTAAGAAGCTAGACCCCAACCTTCTGAGGACCATTGAGGCTGGAATGAGGACCAACAGGTGGACGCGAAGTCCAATGATGGTTCACGGCGATGACCTTGAAGCATCCGACAACTATGCAGAGCCGGCTGACACTCTTCTCAAATTTAAAGGCTTCAGTGATGACATATATGCCGTACCGGAAGACGCACACAGCAGATCTGGCAAGATCCGCAACTCGTTCGGTGGACTCGCTCTGCACGGGGATGAGGAAAACGGCTTTGACTCCATGTCTAAGTCTCAGGGTGGCAGAAGGCCTTCTAAGTATAAACATCGTTCCAAGATCCTCTTCAGCAAAACAAAAGCTTATCAAAGACGAGTGCACTCAGATGTCAGTGATGATGAGTCGGGGCCTGCaacgcagaagaagaagaaaggaaGGGCCAATCGAGGAAGTGAAGAAGATCCACTTCTCTCACCAGTGGATCCTTGGAAAGGAGGGATAGACAATCCAGCCATCACATCAGACCCAGAGCAGGATGataagaaaatgaagaaaaagaaagcacCAAAGATCAAGGAATCCAAAAAG ACAAAGCCAATAAAGACCCCAAAGCCATTGTACCCACCAACTCGAAGAAATTGGGAGAGCAACTATTTTGGGGTGCCTCTTCAGAACTTGGTCACTCCTGATAGGCCCATACCTTTGTTTATTGAGAAGTGTGTTGAGTACATTGAGCAAACAG